A stretch of DNA from Halorubrum sp. BOL3-1:
CGGTCCGTGACGGCGTCACGGTGCGTGCGACTGGGATCGATCTCGAAGCCGGCGGCGACGTCCGGATCGGCGACGGGTCTCGGCTCGACACCGATCCGGAAGGCTTCTTGGTGGCGGACACGGGCGACGTCACGCTCCGGGCCGGCGGCGATCTCAATACTCGCGGCGCGACGATCGTCACCTCCGCGAGCGCTTGGCTCAGGGCCAGCGCCGGCGACATCGAACTGCGCGCCGGCCGCGACGCCGACCTCCGCGACGGAACGTTCGAGGCAGTTGGACGGTCGTGGGTCGGGGGGAGCGACGGTCGGATTGCGGTCACGGCAGACGGCGCGGTCCGCACCGACGGCGCGTCGTTCGACCCGGAGCGTGAGGAGTGACCCGCCGGACGTGAGGTTCCACGATCGACGTAACCCCCATCGACAAAGCCATATGCCCTCCTTATGAACAACCGCCTATGACCGAAGTCGGCATCGACGCCGTCGAGATCTGGACCGGGAAGCTCAAACTCGACCTGCCGGGGACGTTCGCGCCGGAGAAGGGCGACGATCCGGAGAAGTACACGAAGGGACTCGGGCTCACCAACTCCTCGTTCCCGGACGTGTACGAGGACATCGTCACGATGGGTGCCAACGCCGCGAAGCAACTGATGGACCGGAAGGGGCTCGAACCGGCGGACATCGGCCGGATCGACGTCGCCACCGAGTCGGCGTTCGACCACTCGAAGCCGGTGTCGACATACATCTCGGGCTGTCTCGAACAGGTGTACGACGGCGACTTCACCCACGCCAACAAGGGCGAGCGTAAGTTCGCCTGCTTGGCGGGGACGCAGGCGATAGACGACGCGTACAACTGGATCCAAGCCGGCCGGAACCGCGACCGCCCCGCGATCGTGATCACGACCGACACGGCGCTGTACGCCCGCGGCGACCCCGGCGAGGCGACGCAGGGCGCCGGCGCCGTCGCGATGCTGATCGACGAGGACCCGTCCGTCGTCGAGCTGTCGACCGATCAGGGATACGGGTCAAAAGACGAGACGGACTTCCTCAAGCCGAACCAGCAGTTCCCCAGCGTCGACGGGAAACGCTCCGTACAGGTGTACCTCTCTCGGATGCGCGAGGCCCTGGAAGACTACGAGTCGGTCACCGACGACATCGAACTGGAGGATTTCACGTACGCCCCGTTCCACACGCCGTTCCCCGGCATGGTCCGGAAAGCGGCGCTGCTCGCGTACCGCCACGTCATCCGCGACACCGCCCACGAGGACGCCCTGGCCGACGAGATCGGTCGCCAGCCCCGAGAAGCGGAGTACGACGACCGCGAGGCCTACGAGGAGGCGATCCGCGGGTACATGGACGAGCTGAAAACCACGGAGCAGTATCAGACGTGGTACGACACGGCCGTCGAGCCGACCTTAGAACTCTCTCGCGAGGTCGGCAACTGGTACACCAGTTCCGTCCACATCGCCCGCGTGAGCGCGCTGCGAGACGCCCTGACCCGGGACCGCGAGTTCGTCGGGAACACCCTGCTCGTCGCCTCCTACGGCTCCGGCGCGCAGGCCGAGATCCACGCCGAGACGATCCGCGAGGGGTGGCGCGCGGAGATCGAGGGGCTCGACATCGACGCCCAGCTCGACGCCCGCTACGACCTCACTTGGGACGAGTACGAGGACGTTCACGACGTCCATGAGTACGACATGGACGTCGAACGCGAGATCGAGGAGTTCACCCAGCCCGACGGGGAGTTCGTCTTCACCGGCTGGGGCCGGATGAACGAGCGGAAGTACGACTACGTCGCCTGATCGGTCCGAGCCGAGAGTCACCCGTTCGGTCCGGACACCGACCCTCCTAACGCGCTCCCGTGACGCCGCTCTCCCGTGAAAACCGGTCACACGACGTCTCACGAATACGATGGGTTTAAACGACGTTAGGCTGAAATTCACCTCAATGGTAACCATCTACGACGTGCCGGCCGACGACCTCATCGAGGCCGTCGCCGCGCGACTCGAAGACCGGATCGACGAGCCCGACTGGGTCGAGTTCACGAAGAGCGGCGCCGGCAAAGAGCTGCCCCCCGAGCAGGACGACTTCTGGTACGTCCGCTCTGCGAGTCTCCTCCGTAAGGTCGCCCAGAACGAGCCGATCGGCATCGAGCGGCTCGCGACCGAGTACGGGTCCAAGAAGCGCGGTTCGAACCGGTACTCGGTCCGTCCCGGCGAGCACGAGGGCGGCTCGCGTAACCTCATCCGCACGGCGCTTCAGGCGCTCGAAGACGAGGGACTCGTCATCACCGCCGCCGGCGAGGGTCGCCGCGTCTCCGACGAGGGCGAGGCGTTCCTCTCGGAGGTCGCGACCGAGGTCTTTGAGGACCTCGACCGCCCGGAACTCGAACGCTACGCGTAACGCGGTTTTCTGTCTGTTTTCGCCGCAACCATACGCAGCTCTCGTTGAACGCCGCGAGACGCCCGAAATCGATCACTTTACAGTCTGTCCTCGGTAGCAACGGTTTCGCCTGGTGACCCAAAATAAACTTTATTCCGCTATATCAAAATTAGCTCACGCCGGCGAGTCCCGCTCGGCAGAGCGTCGCACTCGCCGGCCCGGTGACTCGTCGAGGAGAGACGGGGCTACGGGTTCTGACGCTCGGTAGAATCGAAAAGACGAATGGGTCGCGGGCGATCTCTCACCGGTTCGGCCGACTCGGCTCCGGGTTTCGCTATCCCGTGTTCTTCATCCCGGCGGCGATGCCGTTGACGGTCAGCCGGAGGGTGCGCTCCTCCTCCTCGGTGCGGTGAGTGCGTCCGAGGAGGTCCACTTGGAGTAGGTTCAGCGGGTCGACGTAGGGGTTCCGGCGACCGAGGCTCTCTTCGAGCCACTCGCGGCGGAGGAGCTGATCGCGACCGCTGATGTCCAAGACGAGTTCGCAGCCGCGCTCGTACTCGGAGACGAGCTCCGGGAAGAAGCGCTCGCGGAGGTCTTCGTCGGCCAGGTCGGCGTACTCGGTGGCGATCTCGGGTTCGGTGCGCGCGAGCGCGAGCGAGGCGTTGTCGAGCGTCGTCCGGAAGAACGGCCACTCGTCGAACATCTCGCGGAGCGTCTCCATTCCATCCTCCTCCCCGACCTCGTCGAGGTAGGCGTCGATCCCGGAGGCGATCGCGTACCAGCCGGGGAGGATGAGCCGGGTCTGGGTCCACGAGAACACCCACGGGATCGCCCGCAGGTCCTCGACGCTGCGCTCGCCGGAACGGGAGGCGGGCCGGGAGCCGAGGTTGAGGTCCTCGACGACGCTGATCGGCGTCGCCTGCTCGAAGTAGGAGACGAACCCGTCCGTGTTCAACAGGTCACGGTACGTCTCGCGGGCGGCGGGCGCCATGGTCTCCATCGCCTCCGCCCACCGGTCGGGCACGTCCTCGACCGGCTCCTCGTTGGCCTCCTTCCGAGCGCGGATCTGCGCGTCGAGCATCTGTTCGAGCTCGCGCTCGGCGATCCGCGGGTCGGCGTACTTCTCCGCGATCGCCTCGCCCTGCTCGGTGAACTTCACCTGGCCGGTGACGGTCTCGTTGGGGAGCGCGAGCAGCGCCTCGTTCATCGGGCCGCCGCCCCGCGAGATGGAGCCGCCGCGGCCGTGGAACAGCCGGAGCGTGACCTCCTCCTCGCGGCAGAATCGGGCGATCCGGCGCTGGTTCTCGTAGAGGTCCCAGTTCGCCGCTAGGAAGCCGTTCTCCTTGTTGGAGTCGGAGTAGCCGAGCATCACTTCCTGGACCTCGCCGCGGGCTTCGAGCGCGGCCGCGTACGCGTCGTTCTCGAAGAGCGTTCCGAGGATGCGATCGGCGCCGTTGAGCGCCGACTCGGTTTCGAGCAGGGGAACGACGTCGACCGCGCAGTGGTCGGGCAGGGAGACGACGCTGACCTGGTCGGCCAAGAAGAGCACTTCCAGGACGTGACTCGGCTCCTCGGTCATCGAGATACAGTAGGTGTCTATCGCCTGCTGGCCGTACTCGTCCTGCCAGTCCGCGAACGACGCGAACCGCCGGAGGACGCGCTCGGTCGTCTCCGAGACGTCGCCCGGTTCGTCGAGGTCGACGACCGGGTCCTCTTGGAGGATCGCCTCGGTGAGGAACTCCTGCCGCTCGGACTCGTCCATCCCGCGGTAGTCGACGCCCTCGACGGCGACGGCCTCGGCGACGGCCTCGGTGTGGTTCTCTCGGTGGTCCCGCAGGTCGAGCGACGCCAGCGTGAGACCGAACGTGTCGACCTGGCGGCGGAACGGCTCGATGAACGATTCGAGGACCGACTCCTGCCCGTCGGCGCGCAGCGAATCGGCGATGATGTCGAGGTCCGCGAGGAAGGCGTCGCCGTCCGGGTACTCGCCGGGCCGAACGTCGTTCACGCGGTCGAGCCGCTCGCGCATCAGCCGGAGCTTCTGGCGGTACGGCTCGTCGGGGTAGCGCTCGCGGGCCTCCTCGACGACGGTCGGGAACCGCTCGGCGTCGGCCGCGAGCGACTCGGCCAACTCGTCGCTGTCGGCGTATCGGTCGCCGCCTTGGCTCAGTACGGCCGAGAGCTGCTTACAGCGGTCGCGGTACTTCTCGACGGCGACCGCCCGCTGGCGTTCGAGCGTCTCGTCGGTCACTTCAGGGGTGACGAACGGGTTCCCGTCGCGGTCGGAGCCGGCCCACGATCGGAACTCGAAGAGCTTCGGGCAGTCGACGTCGTCGTACTCTTTCGAAATGGTCTCCTCGAACTCCTCATAGGCGTCGCCGACGACGTCGAACAGCGTGTTTTCGAGGTACCACTGGACGTTTCGCGCCTCGTCTTCCGGCTCGGGCGCCCGCTGGCGGACCTGTCGAGTGCCCCACAGGCTGGTCACCTCGGCGGTGACGTCGCGCCAGACGGCGCGCCGCTCGCGCTCGGTGAGGTTGCGCTCGTCGAGCTCCTCTAAGTGGTTCGCGATAGAGCGGAGCTTGGATTTCACCGTGGATCGCCGGGCCTCCGTGGGGTGAGCGGTGAACGTCGGCTCGATGAGCACGTCCGCGAGCAGCTCCTCCAGCTCCGCCGCGTCGACGCCCGCCTCGGCGAACTCGGCGATCGTCGCGTCGAAGGAGTCGTGAAGGGCAGTTTCGTCGTCGGCGTTCCGGACCGCGCGGACCCGCTCGCGCTCCTCGGCGAGGTTGATCAGTTCGAAGTACGTCGTGAACGCGCGGGCGACGACCTCCTCGCGGGTCGTCGAGA
This window harbors:
- the hmgB gene encoding hydroxymethylglutaryl-CoA synthase, translating into MTEVGIDAVEIWTGKLKLDLPGTFAPEKGDDPEKYTKGLGLTNSSFPDVYEDIVTMGANAAKQLMDRKGLEPADIGRIDVATESAFDHSKPVSTYISGCLEQVYDGDFTHANKGERKFACLAGTQAIDDAYNWIQAGRNRDRPAIVITTDTALYARGDPGEATQGAGAVAMLIDEDPSVVELSTDQGYGSKDETDFLKPNQQFPSVDGKRSVQVYLSRMREALEDYESVTDDIELEDFTYAPFHTPFPGMVRKAALLAYRHVIRDTAHEDALADEIGRQPREAEYDDREAYEEAIRGYMDELKTTEQYQTWYDTAVEPTLELSREVGNWYTSSVHIARVSALRDALTRDREFVGNTLLVASYGSGAQAEIHAETIREGWRAEIEGLDIDAQLDARYDLTWDEYEDVHDVHEYDMDVEREIEEFTQPDGEFVFTGWGRMNERKYDYVA
- a CDS encoding 30S ribosomal protein S19e, which gives rise to MVTIYDVPADDLIEAVAARLEDRIDEPDWVEFTKSGAGKELPPEQDDFWYVRSASLLRKVAQNEPIGIERLATEYGSKKRGSNRYSVRPGEHEGGSRNLIRTALQALEDEGLVITAAGEGRRVSDEGEAFLSEVATEVFEDLDRPELERYA
- the ppc gene encoding phosphoenolpyruvate carboxylase → MELHNRDVRTDVRELGALVGDVLAAQASTEAYETVEALRNTAIAYRRGDAPDRDALHEAVDGLSTTREEVVARAFTTYFELINLAEERERVRAVRNADDETALHDSFDATIAEFAEAGVDAAELEELLADVLIEPTFTAHPTEARRSTVKSKLRSIANHLEELDERNLTERERRAVWRDVTAEVTSLWGTRQVRQRAPEPEDEARNVQWYLENTLFDVVGDAYEEFEETISKEYDDVDCPKLFEFRSWAGSDRDGNPFVTPEVTDETLERQRAVAVEKYRDRCKQLSAVLSQGGDRYADSDELAESLAADAERFPTVVEEARERYPDEPYRQKLRLMRERLDRVNDVRPGEYPDGDAFLADLDIIADSLRADGQESVLESFIEPFRRQVDTFGLTLASLDLRDHRENHTEAVAEAVAVEGVDYRGMDESERQEFLTEAILQEDPVVDLDEPGDVSETTERVLRRFASFADWQDEYGQQAIDTYCISMTEEPSHVLEVLFLADQVSVVSLPDHCAVDVVPLLETESALNGADRILGTLFENDAYAAALEARGEVQEVMLGYSDSNKENGFLAANWDLYENQRRIARFCREEEVTLRLFHGRGGSISRGGGPMNEALLALPNETVTGQVKFTEQGEAIAEKYADPRIAERELEQMLDAQIRARKEANEEPVEDVPDRWAEAMETMAPAARETYRDLLNTDGFVSYFEQATPISVVEDLNLGSRPASRSGERSVEDLRAIPWVFSWTQTRLILPGWYAIASGIDAYLDEVGEEDGMETLREMFDEWPFFRTTLDNASLALARTEPEIATEYADLADEDLRERFFPELVSEYERGCELVLDISGRDQLLRREWLEESLGRRNPYVDPLNLLQVDLLGRTHRTEEEERTLRLTVNGIAAGMKNTG